A window of Methylocaldum szegediense genomic DNA:
CTCACGGCTCAGCCAAATAAACCCGCCGGCGATGAGTGACACCGTTAAGGAAAAGACCAAAATGCGCGAGAGGGGAGCATCGGGGATCGGCGGGCGCACCGACGCATCCGCCGGTTCAACGATCAAGGATTCGACTTTCGGTTCGGGCTTCTTCGGCGGCTCTTCGACCGGTAATTCGAGCGGTTCCGGCGACGAGGAAAATTCACGCCGCCAGGACGGGATGCTCTGCGGCCGTTTCGGAGGATTCAAGCTCAGGGCGTGGTCGATGGCACGAAGCAACTTTTCGCTGTAGCGGGGTCCGCCGGCTTGCTCCGCGGGGACGAGGATGTCTTTCGAGGCCAGAATGAGGGTCTGGCTCCGCTCGAGCGCATCGGGCGGAGCGACGCCGGCAATGCACCGATAGAGTGTCGCACCCAGGCCGTAGATATCGGTCCAGGGTCCGAGCCGATCGCTTTTCCCATAGTACTGTTCTACCGCTGCGTAACCAGGCGTAAGCATGGAGGAAAGGGTCTGCGTTTTTTCGCCCAGGGTCTGGCGGGCAAATCCGAAGTCGAGGAGCACGGGGCTTCCGTCCTTGCGAAGTACGATACTCGCCGGCGAGATGTTGCCGTGAAAGAAGCCGGCTTCGTGTATCTTCTCCAGCCCACTCAGGATTGGGATCAAGAATTTGAGGAGCTCGCCTTGTTCCAGGGTTCCACGGTGCTCGAGGACAGTGCGCAAGCTTTCGCCTTCCTCGTAGGCCATAACCATGTAAGCGGTATTGTTTGCGACGAAAACGTTGAGCACCCGTACGACATTGGGATGCTCCACTTTCGCCAGCCTGCGCGCCTCGTCGATGAAAATCTCCAAGCCCGCGAGATACTGTTCGCCGTAATCCTCCGTGATCGGCCGGATCAAAGCGGCGCCGTCTCGAACGGCTAGTTTTACCGGGAGGAATTCTTTGATGGCGACGTGGCGGTCGAGAATAGAGTCGTGGGCGAGATAGGTGACGCCGCAGTCACCCTGACCCAGAACTTGCTCTATCGAAAACCACTGCAGGCGATAGCCCGTACTGAGCGCGTTGTGGTGCATGTTCTGTGGCATAAACAAAGAGACGAGAGCGGGGCGAAATGGGGCCTCGTGGGACGAGACACGGAAAAATGGCAGGTAAGCAAATCGGATAGCCCCGGAAATCGTCGGGTTTCACATTGTGCCGATTGGAGTGGGATAAGGCAACCGAAACGGTGGAAATTGTCAAGCGCCGGCCGCGCGGCCAGTCCGTTGTCCTCGTGAGCGCGTCATGCCAGGCACGGTCCGGTCGTCGGGGTCCGTCCCCAGTCTTGTACCGTTCGCTGAGGCCGGTAGTCATTTCCCACATCGTTTCGGCATTTGCCGCATGGGTGCCGCGGGCAGCCGGCAGGAGAGCCGCAGATTTCCGATTATTCCCCGCGTGGCATGGGGATTGCTATGGAGCTCCATCGTTATTGAAGCGCGGCGTCGCCTGTTTCCGTGACCGAAACTTCCGTACATGATTGGTTCTCCCGCTACGCAGACGACCTGCTCGGTTTCCTGCGCCGCAAAGTGGGCGATTTCGACGCGCCCGACCTGGTCCAGGACGTCTTTCTCCGTATGCTCTCGTACCCGTCGGCGTCCGTCCGCGAGCCGCGCGCTTTCCTTTTCCGCGCGGCGGCCAATTTGGTCGTCGACCACCTGCGCAAGGAAAGCCATCGCGATCACGAAGACATCGCCGACGTTTCGGAAGAACTCGCCGCTTCGGCGCCCACCCCCGAGGATACCGCGATCGGCGCAGAACGCATGGAGCGCTTTCGTGCCGCGCTTGCCGAGCTTCCGCCCGTGTCCCGCCATGCCTTCGTGCTCAACCGATTCGACGGCATGACCCATTCCGAAATCGCCGAACTTCTCGGGATTTCCCCCAAGACCGTACAGCGTCATATCGAGAGGGCTCTGGACCACTGCTTGAGTCGCCTGGAAAAATAACGTACCGGAACGAGCCCGAGACCGCTTTGCGATCGCCGCCGGTGACCTTCAGGACCGCCCTTGCACGTCTTATCATAAAAAGCCTACTAAAGAGGCTGCCTGCGACAACACCGACACACGGCCATGGCCAATCCCGTTTCCTCTTCCGACCGAATCCGCGAACGCGCGCTTTACTGGTTCGCGCGTCTTCAATCGGGCGAGACCGATTCCGCCGAGCGGGCTGCGTTCGAGCGTTGGCTGGCGGCTAGTCCCGCCCATCGGCAGGCTTACGAAGCGCTTCGCGCGGCTTGGGACGACCTGCCGCGACCGGAAGCGGAATTGGCCGCCGCGCGCGGTTACGCTCGCCGCCGTGGTTCTTTCCGCCGGGTCTTTGGCCCGGCGCTTGCCGCAGCACTCGTTCTAACGATGGGACTCGCGGCATACGAGGGTTGGCCTTTGTCCGACACCGGCGTTTACCGCACGGCCAAAGGTGAACGGCGGACGGTGGTCTTGCCGGACGGCACGCAGGTCGAACTCAACAGCGACACCGTGCTGGCCATGCGCTACGGTTGGTCCTCGCGTTCGGTCGAACTCGAACGCGGCGAGGCGTTTTTCAGCGTCGCGCCGCGGAAATTTAGGCCGTTTGAAGTACGGGCTTCGGGCGGATCCATCCGCGATATCGGCACCCGTTTCGATGTGGACCGGCGTCCCGCGTCGGTACGGGTGGCGGTGCTCGAAGGCGCGGTGCGGATCAGGCTCGCCGACGCCGGGGACGAGCGGCAGGTAAACCAGGGGCAAATGGCCAGCTACAGTGCGACGGGCGTACTCACCGAAGCCGCGCCGGCCGACCTCTCGGCGGCGACCGCCTGGCGCGAGGGCAAGCTGATCTTCCGCGCGACGCCGTTGCCGGAGATTCTGGCGGAACTCGGACGTTACCATCCGGTTGTCTTCCGCCTCGCGGATCCGGCGCTGGAGCGATTGTCTTTGAGCGGGGTTTTCAAAGTCGACGATCTGCCGCTGTTTCTCGCCACACTGGAGGCGGTTCTTCCGGTCAAGATCGGCCGAGCCGAAGACGGCAGCATCGCGGTGGAACGGACGAAACGGTAGCTGCCGGTGCTCCGCCGTTGTACACAGTCGGGGGCAGGCTGCATCGGCCCTGGCCGGGAGTTTTCCCGCGATCGGTCAGTGGAAGACCTCGTCGACGGTTTCGGCGGCGAGAAGCCGTTCGGACCATTTCAGTAGCGTCTCGGCGTCCGCCTGTTCCACCCGGTTCCGGTAGGCCGTTACCGCCTCCGGCCCGTATTTGCGCTCGATCAGGCGCAGCAGCACGGCGGCTTCACCTTGCCGTAACCCTTGTTCCAAACCTTGCTGCAGGCCCTTCTCGATTCCGAACCGTTCCGCACTCGTGACATAGGGCATTTTCTTCGTCTCCTCAAGTTCGTAGACTGCCGTCAGAAATTGACGCTCCAATCCTTCCGGCAAGCGCATCATCCAATCGATCACCCGGAACAATTCCAAGACGACCTCCCGCGGGTATCCCCGCTCGTACAAACGTCGCACCAACTGAAATGTCCAGACGCTGCACTCCTCGGCGTCGCGGCTGGTCTTCGCCCGAAGCTGCGTCATCACCATCAGGGCAAACACGTTCTCGCTCGCCTCCAGTTCCGACCAGCGCGCCTGCCAGTCGAGCAGCTTCACGCAAGGAAACCGGAATTCGATCGCACATCCCCAACGGCTCCACCGGTAGCCCGCGGGCCGAAAGCCCGCCGTCATGTCGGTCAACACCCCGAGACTCACCACGTCCACCCGGTAGCGGTCGAACACGCGATAATGATAGACATACATATGCTCGGCAAATGCCCGTTCCGCCTCGCCCTGGATCTCGACGTCGATCAGCACCCAGGTCTCGCTGCCGTCGCGTGCCCAGACTTTCACCAGCTTGTCCGCATGGCGCCGTCCCGATTCCGCGTCCTGTACCACCTGTTGCATTCCTTATCCAGAAATATCTGGTCCCGGTGCCAGTCCACCTCCGCGTGGATGGCTGGAAACAGCAACGCCATAAACTCCGGGAAGCGGTTTTCCAGGGCTTCCTTCCAGGGGCTGTCATAGTCGTCGCGTTCCGCATTCGGCATCGTTTGCTTCTCGATTGATCCGTCCCGGTAATGGTATATCCCGCCCGGTCAGGCCGCCAGCCCGGGCGGGCAAGGCCGGCTTCACTGGCCCGTACGAGGCTGGGATGCCCCGTCATTTTCGGCCGCGCAGCCGGTTGAAAACGCTAGCCGGCCCAAGGCGCGCTTGGGTTTTCGAGGTTTCCCAAAGGTCCGTAGCGGGTACAACGGTCGCCCGAAAAAATTTGAAAAAGCCTGTCCAGTTCGGTCCTGGCCATACGTCTTTATCGGTACAACCCTGTAACAACTGTGGGAATAGCGATGAAGAAACTCTTGCCGCTCGTCCTTGCTCGGTTTCTCGCCATCAGCCTCGCGCATGCCGATGAAGGAACGGTCGATGTGGACATCCGACCCCAACCGCTCGCCGCCGCTTTGGAAAGCTTGGCCCAAAAGGCCGATTTGCAGCTCCTCTACCCGGCCGACGCGGTGGCCGGCAAGCAAGCGGCGGGGTTTTCCGGAACGTATACGCCGAAGCGGGCGCTGGAAAAACTGCTCGAAAGGACGGGCCTGACGTTTCAATTCACCGGCCCTCGTACGGTGGCGATCCGGACGGACGGCTCCGCCTCTCGGCACTCCGCCGCGCAAATCGACGAATCGTCGCCCATCGACCTGGAAACGGTAGTGGTGACCGCGACCAAGACCGAACGGCCGGCCTCGGAGGTTCCCGCAACCACGGCGGTGATCGACGAGAAGCAGATCAGTCAAATGTACAACCGCGATCTCAGCGACGTGCTGCGGCGCGCCGCCGGACTGGACGTGCAGCGGGCGGGCACCAACGGTATCGCCGTGATCAATATCCGCGGCCTCGGGCTGGGGCGCAGCTCCACGCTGATTAACGGCCAGTTCGCCGATTTTCTCGACCCCGGCATCGGCAATCGTTCGGCCATCCAGACCGTCGACTGGGACAACGTGGATCGGATCGAGATCGTGCGCGGGGCGGGCTCGGCCCTGTACGGCCCGAACGCCATGGGCGGCGTGGTCAACATCATCACCAAGGAGGCGCCCGAAGTACCCAACGTCACCCGGCTGTTCTTTCTGTTCGATTCCCTGCCCACCTACGGCGGCGGCTTCACCACCGGCGGCACCGTGGACAGCGTCGGCTATTTCCTGGATTTCAAGCATCTGAGTTCGGACGGTTACAAGTCCGCGCCCG
This region includes:
- a CDS encoding RNA polymerase sigma factor; translation: MTETSVHDWFSRYADDLLGFLRRKVGDFDAPDLVQDVFLRMLSYPSASVREPRAFLFRAAANLVVDHLRKESHRDHEDIADVSEELAASAPTPEDTAIGAERMERFRAALAELPPVSRHAFVLNRFDGMTHSEIAELLGISPKTVQRHIERALDHCLSRLEK
- a CDS encoding FecR family protein is translated as MANPVSSSDRIRERALYWFARLQSGETDSAERAAFERWLAASPAHRQAYEALRAAWDDLPRPEAELAAARGYARRRGSFRRVFGPALAAALVLTMGLAAYEGWPLSDTGVYRTAKGERRTVVLPDGTQVELNSDTVLAMRYGWSSRSVELERGEAFFSVAPRKFRPFEVRASGGSIRDIGTRFDVDRRPASVRVAVLEGAVRIRLADAGDERQVNQGQMASYSATGVLTEAAPADLSAATAWREGKLIFRATPLPEILAELGRYHPVVFRLADPALERLSLSGVFKVDDLPLFLATLEAVLPVKIGRAEDGSIAVERTKR
- a CDS encoding RpnC/YadD family protein: MQQVVQDAESGRRHADKLVKVWARDGSETWVLIDVEIQGEAERAFAEHMYVYHYRVFDRYRVDVVSLGVLTDMTAGFRPAGYRWSRWGCAIEFRFPCVKLLDWQARWSELEASENVFALMVMTQLRAKTSRDAEECSVWTFQLVRRLYERGYPREVVLELFRVIDWMMRLPEGLERQFLTAVYELEETKKMPYVTSAERFGIEKGLQQGLEQGLRQGEAAVLLRLIERKYGPEAVTAYRNRVEQADAETLLKWSERLLAAETVDEVFH